The genomic region CCGTAATGAAACAACCCCCGCTACCAGCCGGAAGGCTATAGCGGGGGTTGCGGAACTAGAGGTGACGAGCGGATTCGAACCGCTGTACGAGGTTTTGCAGACCTCTACCTAGCCGCTCGGTCACGTCACCAGGGCTTTGAGGATGCAAACATACGGCATATTCCGGCTTCTGCCAACGCCAGCAGCCAGGTTTTCGTGGTGAAGCTGGTAAGTAGCTGGCATCGTGCGGCAAATTTTCTGTTACCACCGACGCTACCTTGCGGCTCAGCCCGCAAATACCCGTTCTGGCTTGCTGCCATCACGAGAGCCAGCAGGCCAACCGCACAAAAAAGGACCCCGACTTGCGCCGGGGCCCTTCTTGCACTAACGAACAGGAAGCTTAGGCTTTCTCTTCGTCTTTCTTGTCAGCAGCGTCGTCGCTCGACAGGGCGTTTTTCACCGAGTCTACTACGTCACCGGCAACACCTTTGGCTTTCTCGAAAGCTTCGGAGTGCGAGGCAGCCTCTACGGCGTCGCCTACCACTTCCTTGGCTTTGTCGAAGGCAGCCGAAGCAGCACCCGTCACAGCAGCCAGCACACCACCTTCGGCCGGAGCCTCGGTAGCAGCTTCAGCAGCCTCAGCCTTTGGAGCAGCCTTGCCCGAGAGCTTCTGCTCACCAGCCTGACGCTCGTTGCCCATCATCTTGTCACGCAGAGCGCTCAGCGCGTCCAGGTCACCGAGGGTCGACTTTTCAGCCGTTGCGGGCTTCTTGAGGTCGCTCAGTTTGCCTTCACCCTGGGTGGAAGCACCGGCGGCGCCGGCTGGCTTCTTCTTCGTGAACTTCGAAGCGCGGCCTTCTTCCTCAGCCTGCTGGTTGTACACGGCGTTGTGCGACAGCACGATGCGGCGATCCTCTTTCGAGAATTCCACTACACGGAAGTCCAGCGATTCGCCGTTTTCAGCCTGCGAGCCATCTTCCTTCTGCAGCGACTTAGGATACGCGAAGCCTTCGATGCCGTACGGCAGCTCGAGCACGGCACCACGGTCGGTTTTCTCGGTGATGGTGGCTTTGTGAACCGAGCCGGGAGTGAATACCGTCTGGAACGTATCCCATGGGTTTTCTTCCAGCTGCTTGTGGCCCAGGGCCAGACGACGGTTGTTCACGTCGAGCTCCAGTACCACTACGTCCAGACGGTCGCCAACTTTCACGACTTCCGAAGGATGCTTCACTTTCTTGGTCCACGACAGGTCCGACACGTGCACCAGGCCGTCTACACCCTCTTCCAGTTCTACGAACAGGCCGAAGTTGGTCAGGTTGCGCACCAGGCCGTTGTGCTTGCTGCCGATGGCATACTTCTCGGAGAAGTCGCCACGAGTCCATGGATCCTCGCTGAGCTGCTTGATGCCGAGGCTCATCTTGCGGTCTTCGCGGTCGAGGGTCAGGATCTGAGCCTCTACTACGTCGCCCTGCTTGATGAAGTCCTGCGGGTTGCGCAGGTGCTGGCTCCAGGACATCTCCGAAACGTGGATCAGGCCTTCTACGCCGGGGATGATTTCCATGAACGCGCCATAGTCAGCTACGTTCACGATACGGCCTTTCACTTTCGAGCCAACGCCCATGTCGGCGCCGAGCGAATCCCATGGGTGAGGAGTCAGCTGCTTCAGGCCGAGGCTGATACGCTTCTTGGCTTCGTCGAAGTCCAGAACTACGATGTTCAGCTTCTGATCGAGTTGCAGTACTTCGCTCGGGTGAGCGATACGGCCCCACGAAATGTCGGTGATGTGCAGCAGGCCGTCTACGCCGCCGAGGTCGATGAACACGCCGAAGTTGGTCATGTTCTTGATAACGCCCTCCAGGATCTGGCCTTTCTCCAGGTTGTTGAGGATGGCTTCGCGCTGCTTTTCGAGGTCTTTCTCGATCAGGACTTTGTGCGAAACTACCACGTTGTCGAAAGCGGCGTTGATTTTCACCACTTTCACTTCCATACGACGACCAACATAGATGTCGAAGTCACGGATTGGCTTCACATCGATCTGCGAGCCGGGCAGGAAGGCTTCTACGCCGTCCAGGTCCATGATCAGGCCGCCTTTCGTGCGACGCTTTACTACGCCTTCCAGAACGGTGTCGTTCTCGAGAGCATCGTAGATGGATTTCCAGGCCTGCTTGATTTTGGCTTTCTTACGGCTCAGGATCAGCTGGCCGTTGGCATCCTCCTGGTCTTCGATGAACACCTCTACCTCGTCGCCGATTTTGAGGTCGGTCAGGTCGCGGAATTCCGACAGGGGCACCAAACCATCGGATTTGAAGCCGATGTTCAGGATTACGTCGCGGTCGGTGATACCTACCACGGTGCCTTTGATTACTTCTTCCTCCTGGACAGTGGTCAGCGTGTCGCTGTACATCTGCTCCATTTCGGCGCGCTGCTCAGCGGTATAGTTACCACCGAAGCCGCTGGCTCCAACGTTGTCCCAGTCGAAATTGTCTACTACTTCTGCCATAGTGTTGTGCAGTGGCCCTCATGTACACGTCCGGCGCAGGGCCCGCCTCCGGAACGCGTTTTTGTTTGATACACAGCGCAAACGCGCCGGCCCACCACCCTGGCGGGGCGGCAAAGATACGGAGTTTGGGGCAGTAAACAGTGTCTGGCTTTACCAGATTAATTGAGGTAAGCAGGATTGATTATAATCTCTTGCTGAATACCCTGAAAAGCCTCTATCGTATGCTTATCCGTCGGTCCTTCGAGAATCAAGGATACACTTCTGCGCCGACCTCTGGCTGTTATGCGCTTCACATAAGAAACCTTTTGATTCCGAATTGTCCTCACTCCAATAGCTGTTATTGGTCCTTGGATCACTGAATCCAATAGAACCGCATTACCTCTTTCCGAATCTAGATATTGTTCTACTAGAGTTTTTAGAAACGTTTGCTTGTAGTTGTCAGCTTGAATGACGCTAGCTTCTCGACAATAGGACACTACTGAAAGAGTCAGCTTTTCTGCTTTTCCGTCACTTACTCTTGTATTAATTTCAGTTTCTGGGCCACATTTATAACAAGGCCCGAATAGGGGTAGCACTTCCATTTTTACCCACGAGCTTGGCACCCATATTTGTATAGAATCATTGGCTACAGCAACCTTTCGTAATTCAATAGCTTGCCCGCCTATTCGGATTTCTTTTGCTACAGAATCATCTTTTTGACAGCCGAATAGTGATATGTAGCTTAGAAAAATAAGGCCTGAGATAGTAGACGATTTCATCAAACGAAAAAAGAGGTATCAACTGCATGATACCTCTTTTTTCGTTTGATAAAACCGTCTTGCTACTCTACGCCCGGCCCATCTCGCGCAAATGCGCAACGTGGGAGGCTACGGCGTAGCGCATCTTGGGGTACTCGTTGTACTCCACGCCGAACTCCAGGCAGGCCTGGCGGATGATTTTGTTGAGTGCGGGATAGTGCACGTGCGAGATGGTGGGGAACAGGTGGTGCTCCACCTGGAAGTTGAGGCCGCCTACCAGCCAGCTGATGACTTTGCTATCGGTAGCGAAGTTGGCGGTGGTTTTGATTTGATGAATGGCCCACTCGTCTTCCAGCTTGTTGGTGATTTCGTGGGGCATAGGGAAGGACGTGTGCTCGACAGTGTGCGCCAGCTGGAACACGATGCTCATGGTGAAACCAACCACGGTGGCAAACACCAGGAAGCCCACAATCCAGAAAACGAAACCCACGGTATAGATGGGCAACGCCACGAACAGGAACAGGTGCAGCGCCTTAAAGCCCCAGAACACGCTCTGGTCGGTGGCCGTCATCTTCTTGATAGGCATCTCCCCTACTTTGCCTTTGAAATACTTCTGGTAATCCATGAAGAAAATCCAGGCAATGAAGAGCAGGGCGTAGAAAAACCAGAAGTACAGGTGCTGAAAGCGGTGGAAGCCGTAGCGCTTCTGCGTGCTGCTCAGGCGCAGCCAAGGCTGGGCGTCGAGGTCGTCGTCCACGCCGTCCACGTTGGTGTACATGTGGTGGATGAGGTTGTGTTTCACGTTCCACATGAAGCTATTGCCACCCAACACGTTGAGAGTGAAAGACGCAAACTGGTTGATCCAGCGGGACTTGCTGAACGAGCCGTGGGCGCCGTCGTGCATGACGTTGAAGCCAATGGCCGAGCCCACGAGGCCCAGCAGGGCGCACTCGGCCAGCGCCAGCCACGTGGGCGGCGTCAGAAACACGAGGTGCAGGTACACCGCCACGAAGGCCACCGTGAGGATGATGGCTTTGGCGAACAGGCGGGAGTCGCCGGTGGTGTCTTTGCCGGCTTCGGCGAAGTAGGCGCTGGTGCGAAGCTTCAACTCTTTATGAAAGGAGCGGGAAGCAGCAAATTTGGGTGCGTGCATGAAGGGCAGTGAATAGGAATTCGGTAAATATACCGCTTCATAACCCGAGGCGGCCGCCGAACGGTCCATATCCCGGTATTATGTACGCTGGCGCCAGCGGCTAGGGCCGGCTCACCTCGCCCCCGCCCGCTACCGGCAGCCCCGGCCGCAACAACGGCCGCAACTCCGCCAACGGCACGAACACCCGGATTTCGCCTTGCGCGTAGGAAGCCACTTCGTAGGGCGAGTAGATGAACACGGCGCCACCGCTGGTCAGGAAGACGTTGCGGGTGGCAGGCAGGTGCTTCACGAACAGCGGACCTTCCAGCGAAGCGCCGGGCGCCAACCCCAACATGCGGCGGGCGGCCTGGTCGAGCAGGGCCACCAGCTGGGGCTGGGTGCCGGCCCGGAAGATGTCGTCGTAGCGGAGGCGGCGGCCGGTGCGGGTGTCGAAGGTGGCGGCGCTGGTGCCGTACATGCCGTGCGCGCCGCCGGTGTAGCTGTAGCTGAAATAGCCGATACTGAGTAGTGGTGCCTGATTCCAAAGCACGTGCATCAGCTGCTGCTCATCGTAGCGGAGGCCGATGCCGAAGGCCGGCGAGGAGGTGTCGCCGGGCTCGGGGCGGCTGCCGGCGGCGTCCTGGCGGTAGTCCTCGGTGAATTGTTGGAGGCGCTGCTGCCAGAGCTTTGGCAGGGTCGGGGCCGGCTGGGTATCCACGGTATCGGCGCGCAGGCCGCGCAGCAGGCTTTCCTGCAGGGTGCCGGAGGTACTGGCTGAAGCGGGCAGCAAGGCCAGCAGGCGCTGCTGCGCGTAGGGCGTGCCGGGCGTTTCGGGAAAAGCCGCCACAGAATCCTGGAAAAAGCGCGACCCCAGCTGGATGCTACCAGCGGGCTGCCCCTGCCGAAGCTCTACGGGACGGCCGCCAACGGTGCCCGTAAGCAGGCTGCCCTGCCGGCGCAGCCGCCACACGATTGGCTGGCTGCCACTAGCGCCGTGCTCGGGCGCGTAGTCCTGCAACGTGAGGCTATCGGCGGGGCCGGCCGTACCGTTCAGATCGAACGGGTGGCCGTCGGGGCCGGTGTAGCTGGCGGCCACGCCGCCGAACTCGGTTCCGGCGGGCCACACCTGTAGGTGTAGCGTGATGGTATCGGTGGGCTGGCCGGGCAGCACGCCCCGGTACTGCCGGTACCAGGCGCCCCGCGAGTCGGGTGGGGCGGTGGCGGCGGCAGCAACTTCAGCGGCGGGTTTGCTGGCCGTGGTGGCCTTATCGGAGGAGTTGGACTGGCAGGCAGCCAAGCTGGTGCCGAGCAACAGGCCTGCCAGGCGGGCAGCCGTCGGAGCAGAGGAAAGGGTATAGCGCATCAGGTCAAAGGAAGCATATTCGGAGGCGGTGTACAAAATCTTGGCGAGCCCCTATCCAATGGCCCGATCCGGCGTATGTATAAACACTAATCTCTCAACCACGCCAATCTTACTCGTATGAGCTACATCAAAGCCGGCCAGGACGCCAACGGCAACGACATCAAACTGCATTACACCGACCAAGGCACCGGCCAGCCGGTAGTCCTGATTCATGGCTGGCCCCAGACCCACGAGGCCTGGAACTACCAGCTGGGCGAGCTGCCCAAGCATGGCCTGCGCGTGGTGGCTTACACCCGCCGCGGTTTCGGCAATTCTACCAAGCCTTTTGAAGGCTACGACTACGATACGCTGGCCGACGACCTGAAGGCGGTGCTGGATGAGCTGGATCTGCAGAACGTAACGTTGGTCGGCTTCTCGATGGGCGGCGGTGAAGTAGCCCGCTACATGAGCCGCCACGGCGGTGCCCGCGTGGCCAAAGTGGTATTCGTGTCGGCCGTGACGCCATTCCTGCTCAAAACCGACGACAACCCCGACGGCGTAGACAAGTCGGTGTTCGAGGGCATGACCGAGCAGATGAAAGACGACCGTTTCGGATTCCTGCAGGCATTCGGTAAAGACTTCTACGGTGTAAGTACCCTCAGCAACCCCGTCAGCCAGGCGGTACTGGACTGGTCGTTCAATATGGGTTCCCTGGGTTCGCAGCAGGCTACGCTGGGCTGCGCCAAGGCGTTTGCTGAAACCGACTTCCGCCGCGACCTGGAAACCATCAGCGTCCCCGCGCTGGTCATTCACGGCGACGACGACAAGACGGTGCCGATCAAGAACAGCGGTGACCGGATGAACCAGCACCTCAAGCACGCCACGTACGTAACCTACGACGGCGCGCCCCACGGCCTGTTCATCACGGAGAAAGACAAGCTGAACCGCGACCTGGTGGAGTTTGCTACCAGCGGCACAGTGCGCAGCGACGAGAACCGCTAGTCCACACTCTCTGCCGTTCAGGCATCTGACAAACACATCGGCCCGGCTTCCAAGGAAGCCGGGCCGATGTGTTTTTGCGTCAGGCTATTCCTTTTCGAGGACGAGGCTGATGCGGCGGTTGGCCAGGTCTTCAATGCCCAGCACGTAGGTGTATTTGCCGTCTGCCAGCTTTTGCTCGCCCACATAGTCGATGGGCTGCCACACTACCTCCTGCCCATTGACCAATACCCTGACGTAGGCATAGCGGTAGGCGCTGGCAAACGACTTGTAGTCGGTGCTCTGCCCGGCGGCCAGCTGACCGTAGCTGTTTTCCCCATCTGACGTGTTGACGAGCACGCTTTCGAAAGCAAACGGGCTGGTGTTGCGCACCCGGATGCTCACACCACCGGGGGTGGCATCGTCTTCTTTTTTGCAGGCCGCGCAGCTCAGCAACAGGCCCAGAATCAGCAACAGATTTTTCATAACAGGTATCGGGTAAGTTCTCCCAGGAGAGCCCGCCCGCTGAAAAACGGTTGCAAGAGCGCCGCACCGCGGCCAGCCACCGGCCACGACACAGCACAAAAAAACCGGCAGCAAATGCTACCGGTTTAGTGGGTGAGATAGGCGTGCCAGTTCTGGTCGATGGTGCCGGCGCTGAGCCTGAGAAACCCGGACAAGGTGGGTTTTTTGGGCTGTTGCCTGATGGTGAGGCCGGCTTCCTGCGGCGTGCGGTGGCCTTTGGCGTGGTTGCAGCGCGAGCAGGCCGTGAGCAGGTTGCCCCAGCTGCTGTCGCCGCCGCGGGAACGGGGCAGCACGTGGTCGAGGGTGAGGTTTTTGGTGGCGCCGCAATACTGACACTCGAAATGGTCGCGCTTCATGATGTTGTGGCGGCTCAGGGCAATGCCCTTGTACGGCACCCGCACGTAGCGCTGCAGCCGGATGATGCTGGGCTTGGGGTACGTGGTGCTCACGGTGCGCAATACGCCACTCTCCGACCGGGCTATCATCTCGGCTTTATCGAGAAACAGCAGGACGAAGGCTTTCTGCACGCTGCACAGCGTTATGGCGGTATAGTCGCCATTCAGGACTAAGACTTTTTGATCCATACGCGCTTGGGGAGGAATCATCGGGTACAGCGAAAGCTAGATGATTCTTAGCGCATTAACAACAGCCGGAAAGTTTAGTTTCTGGGGTAACGCCGCAAGCTGCACGGATGCCCAATCGGCACTGGCGCCCCACAACTAGGCACCTCTTCATGCTCCCCTCCTACTCGGCCAGCAGGCGCTTGATGAGGCGCAGCTTGTGGGTGTACTTCTGCCGGTCGCGGTGGAAGATGCCGTTGTGGTCGAGCGGGTCGATGCGGACTTCGCCGCTGGCGTGCAGAATCTGCTGATCCTCCAGCAACAGGCCCACGTGCACGATGTTGCCGTCGGCGTTGTCGAAGAAGGCCAGGTCACCGGGCTGGGTCTGGGCCACGAAGTGCACGGGCAGGCCTAGGTTGATCTGCTGGCGGGCGTCGCGCGGGAGCTGCACCCCAATCAGGCCGTAGAGCTGCTGCATCAGCCCCGAGCAGTCGATGCCGAACAGGCTTTTACCGCCCCACAGGTAGGGCGCTTTCAGATACGTAAGGGCCATTTTCTGGAGCAGCCGCAGGCGCTGGTCCACGGGGCCGTGCGGGCCGTGGCCGTTCAGCGGGTTGGTGGCGGCCCCGTTATAAAACATCTGCTGCTCGCCGACGCGCAGTGTCATACCATCAAAAAACGGCAGGCGTGAGCCCAACTGCACCGGAATGCGCGTGTTGGGGCAGCTTACCATCTGCACCACATCCAACGTGCGCGGGTGGTCCTGGGCCTGCCAGGCGGCCAGGTACTCCGAACTCACGGGCGTGTGTTGCTTGAGGTCCATCCAGCCCACGTACTGGTCGGCGGTGGTCCGGATCTGGATCCACATGCCCTGGGTGAGTTGAATGGAATAGCACTCGCCGAAGATGAGCTGGGTGACGATTTCGGCTTTATCGGTGGGCTCCGCGCGCACCGGCACAACGCTCAACGCGCAGATTCCGTGTTCCACAATCACAGATTAACGCTGATTTCTGCGCAGATTCGCAGATTCAGCTTGAATAGATAAGCGAAGCTCCAAGTAAAAACCGGATTGTACAACTTTCTTATCCTGCCAGAGCCAAAGCCCCATAGAGTAAGATCCCTGATCTGCGAAATCTGCGCAAAAATCTGTGCAATCTGTAATTAATAGTCCCGGGCGCGGTCCATTTCGCGTTTCTGGTCTTTGGCCTTGAGGTCGTCGCGCTTGTCGTAGAGCTTCTTGCCCTTAGCCAGCGCAATTTCCACCTTGGCAAAGCCCCGGTCGCTGACGAACATGCGCAGCGGGATGATGGTGAGGCCCTGCTCCTGATTTTTGTTGGCCAGCTGCTTCAATTCGCGCTTGTTGAGCAGCAGCTTACGGGCGCGCATGGGCTCGTGGTTGTTGTAGGTGCCCTCAGTGTACTTAGCGATGGTCACCTGATTGAGCCACAGGCTGCCGTCGGTGTGGAACGTGCAGAAGCCGTCCTGCAGCTGCACGCTGCCCTCGCGGATGCTCTTGATTTCGGTACCCTGCAGCATGATGCCGGCGTCGTACTTCACCAGGAAAGCGTATTCGTGGCTGGCGCGGCGGTTTTGGATATTGATGCGCTTGGGCGCGTCGTCTTTTTTGGAAGCCATAGAACGGCAAATGTAGCATAGGCTTCAGCCTGTGCCGGAAAGTAAGAAAGTGTTTCTCGCAGTGGTACGCAAAGTAGCCGGCGAGCGGCTGACCCGACCAACCCAGGCCGGCGCGAATACCGGGCCGGGCCGTTCAGTCGGCACAAGCTGAAGCTTATGCTACATGAGCTTCAGGCGCGGGTCGGAGCTTACGAGCTGGTCGGCGAAGTCGCCGGCCTGATACTGGAACTCGGCGGTTTTGGCCACCATGCCGGCGTTATCGGTGCAGAACTGGAAGGCCGGGATGAACACCTGCCAGCCTTGGGCGACGGCCTCGTCCTGCAAAGCCTGGCGCAGACCGGAGTTGGCGGCCACGCCACCGGCCAGCGCAATCTGGGTCAGGCCCTGGTCGGCGGCGGCGCGGCGCAGCTGGCGCAGCAGCGTCTGGATGATGGTGTGCTGGATGCTGGCGCAGAGGTCGGGCAGGTTCTGCTGCACGAAATCAGGGTTCTGGGCGGTTTCCTTGCGCAGGAAGTAGAGCACCGAGGTTTTCAGGCCGCTGAAGCTGAAGTCGTAGCCGGGCATAGCGCCCACCGGGAACGGGAAGCGCGTGGGATTGCCTTCGCGCGCCAGCTTATCGAGGTGCGGGCCGCCGGGATACGGCAGGCCCAGCAGCTTGGCGGTTTTGTCGAAGGCTTCGCCGGCCGCGTCGTCGATGGTCTGGCCGATGATTTCCATCTCCAGTGCCGACTTCACCACCACCAGTTGCGTGTGGCCGCCGCTCACGGTAAGGCACAGAAACGGAAACACCGGCCGCGGCTCCTCGATGAAGTGCGCCAGAATGTGGGCCCGCATGTGGTTGACGGCAATCAGCGGCTTGTTCAGGGCCAGGGCCAGGGTTTTGGCGAACATGCCCCCTACTAATAAGGAGCCCAGCAGCCCCGGCCCCTGCGTGAAGGCCACCGCGTCGAGGTCCTGCTTGCGGATGCCGGCCTTTTGCAGGGCGGCATTCACCACCGGAATGAGGTGCTGCTGGTGGGCGCGCGAGGCCAGCTCGGGCACTACGCCGCCGTATTGCTCGTGCACCTGCTGGGTGGCCACCACATTGGCCCGGATTTCGCCGGCAACCAGCACGGCCGCGGAAGTGTCGTCGCAGGAAGATTCGATGGCGAGGATGGTGGGCTGCATAATTGGAAAGTAGCACTAAGCACCTGCTTGGCGTAGCGTTGAAGGAATTAGGGGAGCGGCACGGCTGGGGCTCGAGGCGTACGCTTCGCGCTTCTACAGACGCAACCGGCTACAAAGTTCGTTAAAACTGCTAACCTGTACCCGTACTGCTTCGTTGTTGCGGCAACGGTTGCCCGGCCGCCGGCGTCTGTCGGGCAACTGCCAACCCTGTATCTTCGCTCGGATAATCTTCTTCACCCCTGCTCGCCGTGCCCCGTTTCGTCTCCATTCTGCTGAAAGTGCTGCTGGGCCTCGTGCTGGTGGTGGTGCTGGCTGTGGTGGGGGCGCTGGTGGCCCTGCGCGTGCCCAGCGTGCAAACGCGCCTGGCCCAGAAGGCCGCCCAGATGCTCACCGACAAGCTGGGCCAGCGCGTGACCGTGGGCCGGGTGGACATCCGCCCGTTTTCGCGGGTGCTGCTGGAAGGCATTCGGGTGCTGGACCGCCGCGGCGACGAGCTGTTCAGTGTGGGCCGCGCCGACGCCGACATTACGCTGTTCAGCGTGCTAAGCCCCGACCGCCTGCACGTAGGCAAGCTCACGCTGGAGGAGCCGCGCTTTGCCCTCGTCACCTACAAAGACCGGCCCGACACCACCAACCTTTCCGAGTTTCTGGCGGCCATCAAGCGCCTCGTGGGCCCTTCCGACACCACCAAGGTCAGCAAGCCGTTCGATTTCAAGATTGAGGCCATCAGTCTGCGCAACGGGCGCTTCATTCTGGAGCGCCAGGACAAAGCCCGGGAGCCTTATTATGGCCGCTCGATGGACTACGGCCACATGCGCGTGGACAGCATCTACGGCGATTTTTCGCGGATCTGGCTGCGCGGCGACACCATTCACTCCCAGATTGATGGGCTGCGGGCCGTGGATCTGCCGTCGAAAACCCGCCTGCGCGAGCTGACGGCCAACATGACTTACGCCGGCAAGTTCTGGGAATTCGGGGGCCTGAACCTGCGCGTGGGCAACAGCCAGCTGCACAACTACCTGCGGTTTGAATACCCGCGGTTTCTGGCTTTCACCAGCTTCAACGACTCGGTGCGGGTGGTGGCCCGCCTGCAGCCCTCGCGCATCTACTCCGACGACATTGCCCTGTTTGCGCCCCAGCCCTTCATGCGCGAACTAAAGGAAACGGTGCTGCTCTCCGGTGAGGCCAAGGGCTACGTGCGCAACTTCACCACCAAGAACCTCGACATCACCTACGGCCGCAACACGCGGGTAGTGGGCAACATCAACGTCGAGGGTTTGCCTAATCTCAAGGAAAGCTT from Hymenobacter canadensis harbors:
- the rpsA gene encoding 30S ribosomal protein S1 → MAEVVDNFDWDNVGASGFGGNYTAEQRAEMEQMYSDTLTTVQEEEVIKGTVVGITDRDVILNIGFKSDGLVPLSEFRDLTDLKIGDEVEVFIEDQEDANGQLILSRKKAKIKQAWKSIYDALENDTVLEGVVKRRTKGGLIMDLDGVEAFLPGSQIDVKPIRDFDIYVGRRMEVKVVKINAAFDNVVVSHKVLIEKDLEKQREAILNNLEKGQILEGVIKNMTNFGVFIDLGGVDGLLHITDISWGRIAHPSEVLQLDQKLNIVVLDFDEAKKRISLGLKQLTPHPWDSLGADMGVGSKVKGRIVNVADYGAFMEIIPGVEGLIHVSEMSWSQHLRNPQDFIKQGDVVEAQILTLDREDRKMSLGIKQLSEDPWTRGDFSEKYAIGSKHNGLVRNLTNFGLFVELEEGVDGLVHVSDLSWTKKVKHPSEVVKVGDRLDVVVLELDVNNRRLALGHKQLEENPWDTFQTVFTPGSVHKATITEKTDRGAVLELPYGIEGFAYPKSLQKEDGSQAENGESLDFRVVEFSKEDRRIVLSHNAVYNQQAEEEGRASKFTKKKPAGAAGASTQGEGKLSDLKKPATAEKSTLGDLDALSALRDKMMGNERQAGEQKLSGKAAPKAEAAEAATEAPAEGGVLAAVTGAASAAFDKAKEVVGDAVEAASHSEAFEKAKGVAGDVVDSVKNALSSDDAADKKDEEKA
- a CDS encoding fatty acid desaturase family protein — its product is MHAPKFAASRSFHKELKLRTSAYFAEAGKDTTGDSRLFAKAIILTVAFVAVYLHLVFLTPPTWLALAECALLGLVGSAIGFNVMHDGAHGSFSKSRWINQFASFTLNVLGGNSFMWNVKHNLIHHMYTNVDGVDDDLDAQPWLRLSSTQKRYGFHRFQHLYFWFFYALLFIAWIFFMDYQKYFKGKVGEMPIKKMTATDQSVFWGFKALHLFLFVALPIYTVGFVFWIVGFLVFATVVGFTMSIVFQLAHTVEHTSFPMPHEITNKLEDEWAIHQIKTTANFATDSKVISWLVGGLNFQVEHHLFPTISHVHYPALNKIIRQACLEFGVEYNEYPKMRYAVASHVAHLREMGRA
- a CDS encoding DUF3298 and DUF4163 domain-containing protein, which gives rise to MRYTLSSAPTAARLAGLLLGTSLAACQSNSSDKATTASKPAAEVAAAATAPPDSRGAWYRQYRGVLPGQPTDTITLHLQVWPAGTEFGGVAASYTGPDGHPFDLNGTAGPADSLTLQDYAPEHGASGSQPIVWRLRRQGSLLTGTVGGRPVELRQGQPAGSIQLGSRFFQDSVAAFPETPGTPYAQQRLLALLPASASTSGTLQESLLRGLRADTVDTQPAPTLPKLWQQRLQQFTEDYRQDAAGSRPEPGDTSSPAFGIGLRYDEQQLMHVLWNQAPLLSIGYFSYSYTGGAHGMYGTSAATFDTRTGRRLRYDDIFRAGTQPQLVALLDQAARRMLGLAPGASLEGPLFVKHLPATRNVFLTSGGAVFIYSPYEVASYAQGEIRVFVPLAELRPLLRPGLPVAGGGEVSRP
- a CDS encoding alpha/beta fold hydrolase is translated as MSYIKAGQDANGNDIKLHYTDQGTGQPVVLIHGWPQTHEAWNYQLGELPKHGLRVVAYTRRGFGNSTKPFEGYDYDTLADDLKAVLDELDLQNVTLVGFSMGGGEVARYMSRHGGARVAKVVFVSAVTPFLLKTDDNPDGVDKSVFEGMTEQMKDDRFGFLQAFGKDFYGVSTLSNPVSQAVLDWSFNMGSLGSQQATLGCAKAFAETDFRRDLETISVPALVIHGDDDKTVPIKNSGDRMNQHLKHATYVTYDGAPHGLFITEKDKLNRDLVEFATSGTVRSDENR
- a CDS encoding HNH endonuclease; this translates as MDQKVLVLNGDYTAITLCSVQKAFVLLFLDKAEMIARSESGVLRTVSTTYPKPSIIRLQRYVRVPYKGIALSRHNIMKRDHFECQYCGATKNLTLDHVLPRSRGGDSSWGNLLTACSRCNHAKGHRTPQEAGLTIRQQPKKPTLSGFLRLSAGTIDQNWHAYLTH
- a CDS encoding C40 family peptidase, whose translation is MEHGICALSVVPVRAEPTDKAEIVTQLIFGECYSIQLTQGMWIQIRTTADQYVGWMDLKQHTPVSSEYLAAWQAQDHPRTLDVVQMVSCPNTRIPVQLGSRLPFFDGMTLRVGEQQMFYNGAATNPLNGHGPHGPVDQRLRLLQKMALTYLKAPYLWGGKSLFGIDCSGLMQQLYGLIGVQLPRDARQQINLGLPVHFVAQTQPGDLAFFDNADGNIVHVGLLLEDQQILHASGEVRIDPLDHNGIFHRDRQKYTHKLRLIKRLLAE
- the smpB gene encoding SsrA-binding protein SmpB, with translation MASKKDDAPKRINIQNRRASHEYAFLVKYDAGIMLQGTEIKSIREGSVQLQDGFCTFHTDGSLWLNQVTIAKYTEGTYNNHEPMRARKLLLNKRELKQLANKNQEQGLTIIPLRMFVSDRGFAKVEIALAKGKKLYDKRDDLKAKDQKREMDRARDY
- the tsaD gene encoding tRNA (adenosine(37)-N6)-threonylcarbamoyltransferase complex transferase subunit TsaD; translated protein: MQPTILAIESSCDDTSAAVLVAGEIRANVVATQQVHEQYGGVVPELASRAHQQHLIPVVNAALQKAGIRKQDLDAVAFTQGPGLLGSLLVGGMFAKTLALALNKPLIAVNHMRAHILAHFIEEPRPVFPFLCLTVSGGHTQLVVVKSALEMEIIGQTIDDAAGEAFDKTAKLLGLPYPGGPHLDKLAREGNPTRFPFPVGAMPGYDFSFSGLKTSVLYFLRKETAQNPDFVQQNLPDLCASIQHTIIQTLLRQLRRAAADQGLTQIALAGGVAANSGLRQALQDEAVAQGWQVFIPAFQFCTDNAGMVAKTAEFQYQAGDFADQLVSSDPRLKLM